In a single window of the Rhopalosiphum padi isolate XX-2018 chromosome 1, ASM2088224v1, whole genome shotgun sequence genome:
- the LOC132917928 gene encoding glutamyl-tRNA(Gln) amidotransferase subunit B, mitochondrial — translation MYVKKLLMKHTLQQVINHLKLSRNKSTKVFDKHKWKSVVGLEIHAQISSESKLFSAAGTKFDAVVNSQVSLFDAAIPGTLPSINEKCVEAAILTALVLGCNLNTVSSFDRKHYFYADMPAGYQITQQFHPLAKNGQITFPVIDQNINKVPYSKTSLIKQIQLEQDSGRTIYDDFSKNSLVDLNRAGTGLMELVFEPDLCNGLEASALVKELLLIFERIKTCSGRMEEGALRVDANVSISDSDQLGTRTEIKNLGSIRAVQLAVDYEIFRQLNLMKEEKEVVNETRGWDSITNKTVSMRDKEVLQDYRFMPEPNLLSLNLNMIDINKLKINIPELPIVTRNNIMSKYGLNIRKTTTLMNEPVLLSMFFDIMNNDTFRNPSRVWNVLTIEFLTELNKRSIEPRQSEIPSSVIGEVVDLLDNNTVNLVHARKVIAKVFDDKDKSPSQIVKENNWEQISDIEEIEKLCKEVMLEYPKAVKDYRRGKLQAIKFLISHIAKKTNERANLALVSKKLEEFLKND, via the exons atgtatgtaaaaaaattattgatgaaaCATACTTTACAACAAGTTATAAATCATCTTAAACTTTCAAGAAATAAGAGTACAAAAGTGTTTGATAAACA taaATGGAAAAGTGTTGTTGGATTGGAAATACATGCTCAAATTTCAAGTGAATCAAAGTTGTTTAGTGCAGCTGGTACTAAATTTGATGCCGTGGTAAATTCTCAAGTGTCATTGTTTGATGCTGCGATTCCGGGAACACTTCCT AGTATTAATGAAAAGTGTGTTGAGGCTGCTATATTAACTGCGTTAGTATTAGGATGTAATCTAAACACAGTATCATCATTTGATCGAAAACACTACTTTTATGCAGATATGCCG gcaGGTTACCAAATAACTCAGCAGTTTCATCCATTGGCAAAAAATGGACAAATTACTTTCCCTGTTAtagatcaaaatataaataaagttccCTACAGTAAAACttctttaattaaacaaatacaattagaACAGGACAGCGGTCGCACAATTTATGATGATTTTTCTAAAAA TTCACTTGTAGATTTAAATCGTGCTGGAACAGGGTTGATGGAGCTTGTGTTTGAACCTGATTTGTGTAATGGTCTCGAAGCTTCAGCTTTAGTCAaagaattattactaatatttgaaCGTATCAAAACTTGTTCTGGTCGAATGGAAG AGGGTGCTTTAAGAGTTGACGCAAATGTTTCAATCAGTGATAGTGATCAACTAGGTACACGgactgaaataaaaaatctgGGAAGTATACGAGCAGTACAGTTAGCAGTTGATTATGAAATTTTTCGTCAATTAAACCTAATGAAAGAAGAAAAAGAAGTAGTGAATGAAACAAGAGGATGGGATTCTATTACTAATAAAACTGTGTCAATGAGAGACAAAGAAGTGTTACAa gaTTATCGATTTATGCCTGAACCTAATTTATTgtcacttaatttaaatatgattgatattaacaaattaaaaataaatatacctgaATTACCAATTGTaactcgtaataatataatgagcaAATATGGCTTAAATATAAGGAAAACTACTACTTTAatg AATGAACCTGTTttattatcaatgttttttgatataatgaataatgatacattTAGAAATCCATCAAGAGTTTGGAATGTATTGACTATTGAATTTTTGacagaattaaataaaagatcTATTGAACCTAGGCAAAG tgaaaTTCCATCATCTGTCATTGGCGAAGTTGTAGATTTACTAGATAATAATACTGTGAACTTGGTTCACGCAAGAAAAGTTATTGCTAAAGTATTTGATGATAAAGATAAATCTCCATCTCaa attgtaaaagaaaataattgggAACAAATTTCTGATATAGaagaaatagaaaaattatgtaAAGAAGTTATGCTTGAGTATCCAAAGGCTGTTAAAGACTATCGTAGAGGAAAATTACAAgccataaaatttttaataagtcatattgcaaaaaaaacaaatgagcGCGCAAATTTAGCTcttgtttcaaaaaaattagaagaattcttaaaaaatgattag
- the LOC132929303 gene encoding zinc finger protein 92-like gives MNIYTDYSQKCPDCHKCFYSATSLLVHFFSHVGEEKLVETGNNENSSTSKKKPIETSNYGSSKPLNLTVGETLNPWKYCLATYEENNDNPVKSFKKVTKKNKEKDKNFECSLCSKKFGWTTDLKRHLLIHTGERPFKCNSCQAAFTRNFLLQKHFARAHKKVSEDESKKLENHVHANVTEIKLKMKELECQREHSKSVSDNDS, from the exons atgaatatttatacag atTATTCTCAAAAATGTCCAGATTGCcacaaatgtttttattctgCTACATCattattagtacatttttttagtcaTGTCGGTGAAGAAAAATTGGTTGAAACCGGTAATAATGAAAATAGCTCaacttctaaaaaaaaacctatagaaACTAGCAATTATGGATCTTCTAAGCCATTAAATTTGACAGTGGGTGAAACTCTGAATCCTTGGAAATATTGTTTGGCCACATATGAAGAGAATAACGATAACCcagttaaatcatttaaaaaagtaacaaaaaaaaataaagaaaaagacAAGAATTTTGAATGTAGCTTGTGTAGTAAAAAATTTGGGTGGACAACTGATCTTAAAAGGCATTTACTCATTCATACAG gAGAAAGGCCCTTTAAATGTAACTCATGCCAAGCTGCATTTACAAGAAATTTTTTACTCCAAAAACATTTTGCTCGAGCTCATAAAAAGGTATCTGAAGATGAATCAAAAAAATTGGAGAATCATGTACATGCCAATGttactgaaattaaattaaaaatgaaagaaCTAGAGTGCCAAAGGGAACATAGTAAGTCTGTTTCAGATAAtgatagttaa
- the LOC132929658 gene encoding negative elongation factor B: MSGGRQRSMFTVHPNQQSESGIHGQTYLLETLTNCTDPLKAIEEFQVDNGIHLPSLRQMLPLLDLHGIRRLDFHNSILEALRDKLVAHIEEIGKKEGRDRDRKLKDMLAKSFPSVHIKQLRPIIMAILKNISHIDDKYLNVLVKDTELYKDTDTEVKRQIWKDNQSLLVNEVSPLLTQYIREKENILFDHNNLTNLFFTPSPKLRRQGEVVQKLAHMIGSSIKLYDMVLQFLRTLFLRTHNVHYCTLRAELLMALHDLEIQDIISIDPCHKFTWCLDACIRERNVDVKRSRELQGFLDSIKRGHETVLGDLSMTLCDPYAINFLATSTIRILHHLINNENLPRENHVLVLLLRMLSLGLSAWVMIDTQDFKEPKLDSQVVTKFMPALMSLMVDDQVRSLNTKMPLDERESAITIIEHSGPVPDAVQAYIQESSVACTVAMYYTLHVAKAKDRLALMRILGSLANCDHDRAFEDPFLHFLVALLIQQVEEFSAEDFCTVIFDEFFCTGLSRENVVRHVLKLVWHVYPKLPPSRLSTLTKVLQPSSTHDEAVHKLYTDFVEKISTDTEPPPEPPSFDYLESPLMSVPTPSHY; the protein is encoded by the coding sequence ATGAGTGGGGGACGTCAACGTTCAATGTTCACGGTTCACCCAAACCAACAATCTGAATCAGGTATACATGgtcaaacatatttattagaaaCACTGACAAACTGTACAGATCCCTTAAAAGCTATTGAAGAATTTCAAGTAGACAATGGAATTCATTTACCATCACTTCGTCAAATGTTACCTTTGCTCGATCTTCATGGAATTCGGCGGTTAGATTTTCATAACTCTATACTAGAAGCACTACGCGACAAATTAGTTGCTCATATTGAAGAAATTGGTAAAAAAGAAGGACGTGACCGAGATCGTAAGCTTAAGGATATGTTGGCAAAGAGTTTTCCTTCAGTTCATATCAAACAATTAAGACCTATAATTATGGCTATTCTTAAAAACATATCTCATattgatgataaatatttaaatgtattggttAAAGATACTGAACTTTATAAAGATACTGATACAGAAGTGAAGAGACAAATTTGGAAGGACAATCAATCACTATTGGTTAATGAAGTATCTCCTCTTTTAACACAGTACATAAGAGAGAAAGAAAATATTCTTTTCGACCACAATAATTTAACCAATTTATTCTTTACACCATCGCCAAAATTGAGACGTCAAGGAGAAGTGGTACAAAAGCTTGCACATATGATAGGctcaagtataaaattatatgatatggtTTTGCAATTTTTGAGAACATTATTCTTGCGTACTCACAATGtacattattgtacattaaGAGCTGAACTTTTAATGGCATTGCACGATCTAGAAATTCAAGATATTATATCCATTGATCCGTGTCATAAGTTCACATGGTGTCTCGATGCTTGTATTCGTGAACGCAATGTTGATGTTAAACGCTCCCGTGAGCTTCAAGGGTTTTTAGATAGCATTAAAAGAGGACATGAAACAGTATTGGGAGATTTGTCCATGACATTATGTGATCCGTACGCCATTAATTTCTTAGCGACTTCAACTATTAGAATACTTCATCATTTAATTAACAATGAAAATTTACCAAGGGAAAATCATGTATTAGTTTTGTTGTTAAGGATGTTGTCTCTTGGTTTAAGCGCTTGGGTTATGATAGATACCCAAGATTTTAAGGAACCAAAACTTGATAGTCAAGTAGTCACTAAGTTTATGCCTGCCTTGATGTCACTCATGGTAGATGATCAAGTTAGatcattaaatactaaaatgccTCTGGATGAAAGGGAATCTGCAATTACCATTATTGAACACTCTGGACCTGTTCCAGATGCTGTGCAAGCATATATTCAAGAGAGTAGTGTTGCTTGTACGGTtgctatgtattatacattacatgTTGCTAAAGCTAAAGACAGGTTAGCATTAATGAGAATATTGGGATCATTGGCCAACTGTGATCATGACCGTGCTTTCGAGGATCCATTTCTCCATTTTTTGGTAGCACTATTAATACAGCAAGTCGAAGAATTTTCTGCTGAAGATTTTTGTACTGTAATATTTGATGAATTCTTTTGCACTGGATTGAGTAGAGAAAATGTAGTTAGACATGTATTAAAACTAGTGTGGCATGTTTATCCAAAGTTACCACCAAGTAGACTAAGTACATTAACTAAAGTTTTACAACCAAGTTCAACACATGATGAGGCTGTACACAAACTATACACTGATTTTGTAGAAAAGATATCGACAGATACAGAACCACCACCAGAACCACCAAGTTTTGATTATTTGGAATCGCCATTGATGAGTGTGCCTACACCATcgcattattaa
- the LOC132929667 gene encoding dihydropteridine reductase — translation MAAGKVLVYGGKGALGSTCISLLSSQKYWVGSIDLTQNENANANVIVERNATILEQESQILKELDSVLGSEKLDAVICVAGGWAGGSSSSVDFVKNTDLMLKQSVWSSVLASSIASKFLKPGGILVLTGAKAALGPTPGMIGYGLAKAAIHHLTKSLADENGGLPTGAQAFSILPVTLDTPMNRKWMPKADTSTWTPLEFVAELFSKWIKNEERPPNGSLVQLNTKENKTTLDIE, via the exons ATGGCTGCCGGTAAAGTATTGGTGTACGGAGGAAAAGGAGCGTTGGGATCGACATGCATATCGCTACTTTCGTCCCAAAAATAT tgggTCGGATCAATAGACTTAACACAAAATGAAAATGCAAATGCCAATGTGATTGTGGAACGTAATGCTACAATATTAGAACAA GAATCTCAAATTTTGAAGGAGCTTGATTCCGTTTTAGGATCTGAAAAATTAGATGCTGTAATATGTGTTGCTGGTGGTTGGGCCGGTGGGAGTTCAAGCTCTGTTG attttgtaaaaaataccgatttaatgttaaaacaaaGTGTCTGGAGCTCAGTATTAGCATCATCTATTGCGTCCAAGTTCTTAAAACCTGGAGGTATTTTAGTATTGACTGGTGCTAAAGCTGCTCTAGGTCCTACCCCAGGAATGATTGGTTATGGTTTAGCCAAAGCAGCCATACATCATTTGACAAAATCATTGGCTGATGAAAATGGTGGTTTACCAACAGGAGCTCAGGCTTTTTCAATACTGCCTGTCACCCTTGACACACCTATGAATCGCAAATGGATGCCTAAAGCTGACACTTCAACTTGGACTCCATTAGAATTTGTTGCAGA gttATTTTCTAAATGGATAAAAAATGAAGAAAGACCTCCAAATGGTTCACTTGTCCAGTTAAATACAAAGGAGAATAAAACAACTTTGgacattgaataa